From a region of the Tenggerimyces flavus genome:
- a CDS encoding YdcF family protein, with amino-acid sequence MIVLASVVGVLLLVVGWAEVVNGRASRQLTHPDRGGSEAVVVLGFRNPRPDRLNVVNRWRVRAALRSIDPSAPSTRLVFSGGPHEAELMARYATGQRGYAGEVVVETKSRSTWQNVEFSIPFVEDADRIKIVSQPLHALKARLYVQRQRPDLASRLVRSADYRLGEWAPLKPLLAAYGLLALAKARRSLAA; translated from the coding sequence GTGATCGTCCTGGCCAGCGTCGTCGGCGTGCTGCTGCTCGTCGTCGGGTGGGCGGAGGTCGTCAACGGACGAGCGTCCCGGCAGTTGACGCACCCCGACCGGGGCGGGAGCGAGGCCGTCGTCGTCCTCGGCTTTCGCAATCCTCGGCCGGACCGGTTGAACGTCGTCAACCGCTGGCGAGTTCGCGCCGCCCTGCGGTCGATCGATCCGAGCGCGCCGTCGACCCGCCTCGTGTTCAGCGGTGGACCGCACGAGGCGGAGCTGATGGCGCGCTACGCGACCGGCCAACGCGGCTACGCCGGCGAGGTCGTCGTGGAGACGAAGTCGCGCAGCACGTGGCAGAACGTCGAGTTCTCGATCCCGTTCGTCGAGGACGCCGACCGGATCAAGATCGTCTCCCAGCCGTTGCACGCGCTCAAGGCCCGGCTCTACGTCCAGCGCCAGCGGCCCGACCTCGCCTCTCGGCTGGTGCGATCCGCCGACTACCGGCTCGGCGAGTGGGCTCCGCTCAAGCCGCTGCTCGCCGCGTACGGGCTGCTGGCCTTGGCGAAGGCCAGGCGGAGCCTCGCCGCCTAG
- the ileS gene encoding isoleucine--tRNA ligase — protein MSYPRHRDDDHVTASPSFPDVERDVLAYWQEDHTFQASIDQREAGQDGSNEFVFYDGPPFANGLPHYGHLMVGYIKDIVPRYQTMRGHRVERRFGWDCHGLPAEVYAEKELGFSSKREIVEYGVGKFNHVCRSSVLRYTNEWHRYVNRQARWVDFDNDYKTLDVTYMESVMWAFQQLHEKGLVYEGFRVLPYCWRCETPLSNSEIRVDDAYRDRTDPASTVWFELETGERALAWTTMPWTLVPNVALVVNPDVDYAVVEKDGHRYVLAEARLAAYEREFGDAVLVDTVPGHTIVGRRYKPMFDFLTTQLADSPNAFTVLAGDFVSTEDGTGIVQVAPAHGEEDFDVCTAAGIPTVLTVDDQARFTAVAPPYEGQQVFEANKQILRDLAARGQLVRQDSYTHAYPHCWRCDTPIVYKAVASWFVEVTKLKARMLELNRDVTWVPEHVQDGSFGKWLENARDWSISRNRFWGSPIPVWKSDDPAYPRVDVYGSLADLERDFGVPVDDLHRPGIDDLTRPNPDDPAGKSTMRRVPEVLDCWFEAGAMPFAQVHYPFENADWFEHHFPGDFIVEYIGQTRAWFYNLHVLSTALFDRPAFRTAVTHGIVLGDDGRKASKSRRNFPDPELMFDQYGADAVRWSLMSSPLVRGGEGAVGELWIRDAVRQAINPLWNAYSFFALYTNAETATATWRTDSPHVLDRYVLAKLRSTVTAMTAALDAHDILAACGEVRSFLDVLTNWYVRRSRSRFWAGDSDAFDTLYTVLEVLCRVAAPLLPMVTEEVWRGLTGSRSVHLTDWPSADELPDDPALVASMDAVRTVCSAALSLRKASSLRVRQPLASLTVASPDAAALEPFVELLRDEVNVKSVVLDVDVTAHCQRELAVVPRALGPRLGAEVQRVIKAVRAGDWSVSDDGVVAGGVSLRHGEYELRLVPLTSESAVALPGNAGVVLLDTKLTPELEAEGVARDVIRAVQQARRDASLDVSDRIALRVTAPDETVAAVDANRDLVTRETLATSLELAEGDELAVEVARER, from the coding sequence ATGAGTTATCCGCGACACCGAGACGACGACCACGTCACCGCGAGTCCGTCGTTCCCTGACGTCGAGCGCGACGTCCTCGCGTACTGGCAGGAAGACCACACGTTCCAAGCCAGCATCGACCAACGCGAGGCCGGACAAGACGGCAGCAACGAGTTCGTCTTCTACGACGGCCCACCGTTCGCCAACGGGCTCCCCCACTACGGCCACCTGATGGTCGGCTACATCAAGGACATCGTCCCCCGCTACCAGACCATGCGCGGCCATCGGGTCGAGCGCCGGTTCGGCTGGGACTGCCACGGCCTGCCGGCGGAGGTGTACGCGGAGAAGGAGCTCGGCTTCAGTTCCAAGCGCGAGATCGTCGAGTACGGCGTCGGCAAGTTCAACCACGTCTGCCGCAGCTCGGTCCTGCGCTACACCAACGAGTGGCACCGGTACGTCAACCGGCAGGCCCGCTGGGTCGACTTCGACAACGACTACAAGACGCTCGACGTGACCTACATGGAAAGCGTCATGTGGGCGTTCCAGCAACTCCACGAGAAGGGCCTCGTCTATGAGGGCTTCCGCGTCCTGCCGTACTGCTGGCGCTGCGAGACGCCGCTCTCGAACTCCGAGATCCGCGTCGACGACGCCTACCGCGACCGCACCGACCCGGCGTCGACGGTCTGGTTCGAGCTCGAGACCGGCGAACGCGCGCTGGCCTGGACCACGATGCCCTGGACGCTCGTGCCGAACGTCGCGCTGGTCGTCAACCCCGACGTCGACTACGCCGTGGTGGAGAAGGACGGCCACCGGTACGTGCTCGCGGAGGCAAGGCTCGCAGCGTACGAACGCGAGTTCGGCGACGCGGTTCTCGTCGACACCGTCCCCGGCCACACCATCGTAGGCCGCCGTTACAAGCCGATGTTCGACTTCCTCACCACCCAGCTGGCGGACTCCCCCAACGCGTTCACCGTCCTGGCCGGCGACTTCGTCTCGACCGAGGACGGCACCGGCATCGTCCAGGTCGCGCCCGCACACGGCGAGGAGGACTTCGACGTCTGCACGGCCGCCGGCATCCCGACCGTGCTGACCGTCGACGACCAGGCACGCTTCACCGCGGTCGCGCCGCCGTACGAGGGACAGCAGGTCTTCGAAGCCAACAAGCAGATCCTGCGCGACCTCGCCGCACGCGGTCAGCTGGTCCGCCAGGACAGCTACACGCACGCGTACCCGCACTGCTGGCGCTGCGACACCCCGATCGTCTACAAGGCGGTCGCGAGCTGGTTCGTCGAGGTGACGAAGCTCAAGGCACGCATGCTCGAACTCAACCGCGACGTCACCTGGGTGCCCGAGCACGTGCAGGACGGCTCGTTCGGCAAGTGGCTGGAGAACGCGCGCGACTGGTCGATCAGCCGGAACCGCTTCTGGGGTTCGCCGATCCCGGTCTGGAAGTCGGACGATCCCGCGTACCCACGCGTCGACGTGTACGGGTCGCTCGCCGACCTCGAGCGCGATTTCGGCGTACCCGTCGATGATCTGCACCGTCCAGGGATCGACGACCTGACCCGGCCGAACCCCGACGACCCCGCCGGGAAGTCGACGATGCGGCGCGTGCCGGAGGTGCTGGACTGCTGGTTCGAGGCCGGCGCGATGCCGTTCGCGCAGGTGCACTACCCGTTCGAGAACGCGGACTGGTTCGAGCACCACTTCCCGGGCGACTTCATCGTCGAGTACATCGGGCAGACGCGGGCCTGGTTCTACAACCTGCACGTGCTGTCGACGGCTCTGTTCGACCGGCCGGCATTCCGTACGGCGGTCACGCACGGCATCGTGCTCGGTGACGACGGCCGGAAGGCGAGCAAGTCGCGGCGGAACTTCCCCGACCCGGAGCTGATGTTCGACCAGTACGGCGCGGACGCGGTGCGCTGGTCGCTGATGTCGTCGCCATTGGTACGCGGCGGCGAGGGCGCGGTCGGCGAGCTGTGGATCCGCGACGCGGTGCGGCAGGCGATCAACCCGTTGTGGAACGCGTACTCGTTCTTCGCGCTCTACACGAACGCGGAGACCGCGACAGCGACTTGGCGCACGGACTCGCCGCACGTGCTCGACCGGTACGTTCTGGCCAAGCTGCGTTCGACCGTCACCGCGATGACCGCGGCGCTGGATGCGCACGACATCCTCGCGGCGTGCGGTGAGGTGCGGTCGTTCCTCGACGTGCTCACGAACTGGTACGTCCGGAGGTCGCGTTCTCGCTTCTGGGCAGGCGATTCCGACGCGTTCGACACGCTCTACACGGTGCTCGAGGTGCTCTGCCGGGTGGCGGCGCCGCTGCTGCCGATGGTGACGGAGGAGGTGTGGCGCGGGCTGACTGGCTCCCGTTCGGTGCACCTGACGGACTGGCCGTCGGCCGACGAGCTGCCGGACGATCCCGCGCTGGTGGCGTCGATGGACGCGGTGCGGACGGTGTGCTCGGCCGCGCTGTCGTTGCGGAAGGCGTCGTCGCTGCGGGTCCGGCAACCGCTGGCCTCGCTGACGGTCGCGTCGCCCGACGCCGCGGCGTTGGAGCCGTTCGTCGAACTGTTGCGCGACGAGGTGAACGTGAAGTCGGTGGTGCTCGACGTCGACGTCACCGCCCACTGTCAACGTGAGCTTGCGGTCGTGCCGCGAGCGCTGGGGCCGCGGCTCGGCGCCGAGGTGCAGCGGGTGATCAAGGCCGTCCGGGCCGGTGACTGGTCGGTGTCGGACGACGGCGTGGTGGCGGGCGGAGTCTCCTTGCGACATGGCGAGTACGAGCTGCGCCTCGTACCGCTGACCTCGGAGTCGGCCGTCGCGCTGCCCGGCAACGCGGGCGTCGTGCTGCTCGACACGAAGCTGACGCCGGAGCTCGAGGCGGAAGGCGTGGCGCGGGACGTGATCCGCGCCGTGCAGCAAGCCCGGCGCGACGCGTCGCTCGACGTGTCCGACCGGATCGCGCTCCGCGTGACCGCGCCGGACGAGACCGTGGCCGCGGTCGACGCGAACCGCGACCTCGTCACCCGCGAGACGCTGGCGACCTCGCTGGAGCTGGCCGAAGGGGACGAGCTGGCGGTGGAGGTCGCTCGCGAGCGGTAA
- a CDS encoding endonuclease/exonuclease/phosphatase family protein yields MKIRHLVAATAIAALGGTLLAAPAEASSGWFGTKVRFATFNASLNRAAAGQLVSDLSTPDNAQAKKVAEVVQLNRPDVLLINEFDYVAKNVAADLFRKNYLERSQNGAKAIRYKYAYTAPVNTGVPTGLDLNRDGNPNGPDDAYGFGFFPGQYGMLVLSKYPIDKRDVRTFQKFRWKDMPGALLPDDPATPAKGDYYSPEVLKIFRLSSKSHWDVPIEIRDKTVHFLVSHPTPPVFDGPEDRNGTRNADEIRLMADYVTPGRGSYIYDDKGHRGGLKRGAKFVVAGDNNSDPFDGDSIPGAIQQLLDAPRVQDPKPSSAGGTEAAALQGGANVGHKTDPKFDTGDFTDNAPGNLRVDYVVPSTGLYPLDGAVFWPVASSPLARLNDTSDHHLVRQDIWIPRW; encoded by the coding sequence ATGAAGATCCGTCATCTCGTCGCCGCGACCGCGATCGCCGCTCTCGGCGGCACCCTCCTGGCCGCGCCCGCCGAGGCGTCGAGCGGTTGGTTCGGGACGAAGGTCCGGTTCGCGACGTTCAACGCCTCGCTGAACCGTGCCGCCGCCGGCCAGTTGGTGTCCGACCTGTCGACCCCGGACAACGCGCAGGCGAAGAAGGTCGCCGAGGTCGTGCAGCTGAACCGGCCGGACGTCCTGCTGATCAACGAGTTCGACTACGTCGCGAAGAACGTCGCCGCCGACCTGTTCCGGAAGAATTACCTCGAGCGTTCGCAGAACGGCGCCAAGGCGATCCGGTACAAGTACGCGTACACCGCGCCGGTCAACACCGGCGTGCCGACGGGTCTTGACCTGAACCGGGACGGCAACCCGAACGGGCCGGACGACGCGTACGGCTTCGGCTTCTTCCCCGGCCAGTACGGGATGCTCGTGCTGTCGAAGTACCCGATCGACAAGCGGGACGTACGAACGTTCCAGAAGTTCCGCTGGAAGGACATGCCCGGCGCGTTGCTCCCCGACGACCCGGCCACGCCGGCGAAGGGCGACTACTACTCCCCCGAGGTGCTGAAGATCTTCCGGCTGTCGTCGAAGTCGCACTGGGACGTGCCGATCGAGATCCGCGACAAGACCGTGCACTTCCTGGTCAGCCACCCGACGCCGCCGGTGTTTGACGGACCGGAGGACCGGAACGGGACGCGCAACGCCGACGAGATCCGGCTGATGGCGGACTACGTGACGCCGGGCCGCGGCTCCTACATCTACGACGACAAGGGCCACCGCGGCGGACTGAAGCGCGGAGCGAAGTTCGTCGTCGCCGGTGACAACAACTCCGACCCGTTCGACGGCGACAGCATCCCGGGCGCGATCCAGCAACTGCTCGACGCGCCGCGCGTCCAGGACCCCAAGCCCTCGTCCGCCGGCGGCACCGAAGCCGCCGCGCTGCAGGGCGGGGCGAACGTGGGGCACAAGACCGACCCGAAGTTCGACACCGGCGACTTCACCGACAACGCGCCCGGCAACCTGCGCGTGGACTACGTGGTCCCGTCGACCGGCCTGTATCCGCTGGACGGCGCGGTCTTCTGGCCAGTGGCGAGCTCCCCGCTGGCGAGGCTGAACGACACGTCCGACCACCACCTCGTCCGCCAGGACATCTGGATCCCCCGCTGGTAA
- a CDS encoding sigma-70 family RNA polymerase sigma factor: MGETFFEQTADPDLASARSGDDEAFDRLVAPLRRELHAHCYRMLGSVHDADDALQDALIRAWRKLDRFEGRGTLRSWLYTVATRTCLDAVERRERRALPMDLGPSSSVAVLDDKPNTEVAWLGPYPDVGLDESIEQREGVELAFIAALQHLPGNQRAALLLFEVLNFSAAEIADVMDTSTASVNSALQRARKILAEKVPTRSQQQTVRRLDDARLKEIVNGFSAALERGDAEAFVALVRQDVTWSMPPLSCWYQGIDAVLEFATKIPFVCGSWRHTIVSANGQPAIACYLLPIGEEGPHRAWSIDVLTLRDDKIAEVTSFIGAEHFALFGLPATAPQS; this comes from the coding sequence GTGGGCGAAACTTTCTTCGAGCAAACCGCGGATCCCGACCTCGCCAGCGCCAGATCCGGCGACGACGAGGCGTTCGACCGCCTGGTGGCGCCGCTGCGTCGCGAGCTGCACGCGCACTGCTACCGGATGCTCGGTTCGGTTCACGACGCCGACGACGCGCTGCAGGATGCGCTGATCCGCGCCTGGCGGAAGCTGGACCGGTTCGAGGGCCGCGGCACGTTGCGGTCCTGGCTCTACACGGTCGCGACGCGGACGTGCCTCGACGCCGTCGAACGACGCGAGCGCCGCGCGCTGCCGATGGACCTCGGCCCGTCGAGCTCCGTGGCCGTCCTCGACGACAAGCCCAACACCGAGGTCGCCTGGCTCGGCCCGTACCCGGACGTCGGACTCGACGAGAGCATCGAGCAACGCGAAGGCGTCGAGCTCGCGTTCATCGCCGCGCTGCAGCACCTGCCGGGCAACCAGCGCGCCGCGCTGCTGCTGTTCGAGGTGCTGAACTTCTCCGCCGCCGAGATCGCCGACGTCATGGACACGAGCACCGCCTCGGTGAACTCCGCGCTGCAACGCGCACGCAAGATCCTCGCCGAGAAGGTGCCGACCAGGAGCCAGCAGCAGACGGTCCGCCGGCTCGACGACGCGCGTCTGAAGGAGATCGTGAACGGCTTCTCGGCAGCGCTCGAACGCGGCGACGCCGAGGCGTTCGTCGCGCTGGTCAGGCAGGACGTCACCTGGTCGATGCCGCCGCTGAGCTGTTGGTACCAGGGCATCGACGCCGTGCTGGAGTTCGCGACGAAGATCCCGTTCGTCTGCGGCTCGTGGCGGCACACGATCGTCAGCGCGAACGGCCAACCCGCCATCGCCTGCTACCTGCTGCCGATCGGCGAGGAAGGCCCACACCGCGCCTGGTCGATCGACGTGCTCACGCTGCGGGACGACAAGATCGCGGAGGTCACCTCGTTCATCGGCGCCGAGCACTTCGCGTTGTTCGGACTGCCGGCAACGGCGCCACAGAGCTAG